From the genome of Actinomycetota bacterium:
CAAGGACCGTCCCTGCGGGTGATGGATCGAACACCCTGTCCACAACGAGAATCTCTAAGCCGGCTAAGTTGAGCCTGGCCTCGGCCTCGCTCTCCTGAACCCCTACCAGCTCCGGCACCTCGGTAAGAGCCAGTCTGGTATTGAGGAGGAGCGCTGACGCGACAAGTATCGGGAGAAGCACCGCCAGCCCCGCTACAACATATACTACCCTTGGAACGAAGGGTGGTCTTTTGGGTCGATCTCTGTCAATCATGCGTACATTCTCCCGCTATGTTGGCATCGGCCTTGCAGAAAACGTGGCTTGTGTATAACCTTTCACACTACTCAAAATCGTTTACCCGAAACATCGTATAAGGAGCATACCAGATGCCAAAGTATGACTTTCGTTGCACCTCCTGTGGCGAGATAACAGAGGTGACGATGAGCGCCGGTTCCAAAAATTCGGAACCTTGCGGCAGCTGCGGAGGCGCCCTCAAGCGTATATTTACCCCGGTCGGCGTTGTGTTCAAGGGCTCGGGCTTTCACAACACCGACTACAAGCCACGGCAAAGCGAAAAGCCCGAAGGTGGATCGTGTGACAGCGCCGGATCCAAAGACTCCTGCCAGAAGTGTCCTGCCTCGGCGAGCTGACAACCAACCGGTTAGTCCATACGCACCCAGAACCTCTCGGCTCCCGTACGGTAGACGGTCTCGATAAATCTTACCGTCCCGGTCTTGCCGTCCATTGCGATGGAGTGTGTGCGTGATCCGGCTCCGAAGTATTTTACGCCGCGCAGCATCTCTCCGTCCGTCACTCCAGTGGCGATAAACGCTGCCTCGTCGGTTGCTACCAGGCAGTCCATTGTCAGCACACCATCGATGTCGCACTGCGTCATCTTGAGAGCTCGGGCCCTCTCTTCTTCGCTGCGGAAAGCGAAGCGACCCATGAAGCAACCCCCTATGCAGCGCATCGCCGCGCAGGCAAGCACTCCTTCAGGTGCGGCGCCGATTCCCAGATAAAGGTGTATTCCCGTGCCCTCGATCGAGGTTGCCACGGCGCCAAAGACATCACCATCGGAGATCAGACGGATTCTTGCGCCTGTCTGCCTTACCTCGCTGATAAGCGAAGCATGCCGAGGCCTGTCCAAAATACACACAACGATGTCTTCGACAGGGCGACTTAGCGTCTTGGCGACAGCTATTACGTTTTCTGTCGGGGTGGCATCGATGTGAACCGCATCAGCGGCTAGTGGGCCTACCGCGATCTTGTTCATGTACGTATCCGGAGCATGAAGCAGAGTACCTTCCGGCGCAAAGGCGAGTACGGCCAAAGAGTTCGGCTGGCCGTTTGCGGTAAGATTGGTGCCCTCCAAGGGATCCACAGCGATGTCGATACGCTCGCCTCCGGAGCCAACCTCCTCGCCGATAAAAAGCATCGGAGCCTCGTCTCTCTCCCCTTCTCCGATCACAATCCGGCCGGAGATATCGAGGCCGTTAAATGAGGCGCGCATCGCTTCGACCGCAGCTCTGTCGGCAGCGTGCTTGTCACCCTTGCCCATCCATCGACCTGCGGCCAGCGCTGCGGCTTCGGTAACCTCGAGCATCTCAACGATCCTTGTGCTTCGCATAACTCGTCCTCCTTACAATGCCGTCGGCAGCGGCTTTCTCCTGAGCGCCGCCGCAAAATGACCATCGGGACCGTCAGTTGACGGCCACGTCGCAAACACTCCCTCTTGTGCCGCCGAGGAGATCAAACTCCACTCGGCCGGCAGCAGAAGGTCTACCTTCACAAACTCCTCCCCGGTGCTCGTAGAGAGAAAATCATCCACGACCTGGTCGTTCTCCTCGGAAAAGACCGTACACGTCGAGTACACCACGAAACCCCCGGGCCGGACAAGTCTGGCGGCAGAGTCGAGCAGCTTTGCGCCCAGAGCAGCCAACCGCGAGATATCGGCGGTGTTCATCCGCCAACGCTTTTCGGGATTGCGACGCAAGGTGCCTGCCCCACTGCACGGCGCGTCGACGAAGGCGACGTCGACCGGTCCTCCTGTCGCCGAGATCAGCTCATCGAAGTCGGTGGCATCAGCGCGTATCGCCGTTACCTTAGGGACGCCAAGATCACGCATCCGGTTGCGCAGCACCTCAACCTTGAACTCGTGTAGGTCAACCGCGATGATCTCGGCCAGGCCGCCTTTCCGAAGCGCGTTGGCCTGCATCAGCAAGGTCTTGCTCCCTCTACCGGCGCCGATGTCGGCGACTCGCATTCCCGGCTCGATCGGCGCCATCGCCACAATCGCCTGCGCCGCCATATCGACTACCACTCCGCGACCAGCCGCAATCGCAGTCGAGGCAAGCGCAAGCGCTGGCGGATCACAGCGGAAACACCCGGGAGGGCCACACTTGAGCAGATCGGCACCGGATTCGCGCACCATCTCGATAAGCGCATCTTCCTCGCCGAGAAACGGGTTGTGCGAGACGTAAACAGGAGCCGAGGAGGCGTGTGCATCCATGAAATCCATCGCACATTGAACGCCTGACTTTGCAGCCAGACGATCAGCAAGCCACCCGGGAAAGCCCCTTAGGCGAGCGCGGGCTGAAAGCTCCACTTCCGGATCTCCAAAGGGAAAGTCTGGCGCGTCCTTTGCGACCTTGCGAAGAACGGCGTTGGCCAGCGCCTTTGCGCGCGGGTTCACCGCCCCTGCCAGTTCCACAGCCTGATGCACCGCCGCGTGCGCGGGTGTATCGAGGAAGAGCAGCTCATAGGTCGCAATCCGAAGCACATCCATTAATTGCGGCTGGAGTCTGTCGGGGGCGCTAAGGTGACGGGCGAGAATCTCGTCGAGCACGCCTCCCATCTCGAGAGTTCCTAGAGCAAGCCGGGTCGCAAGAGCAATTTCCCGCGTTTCCGCGGTGCTCCCTTTAAGCTCCGAGGCAAGCGCCTCGTGGGCCCATGCGCCGTCGCGCCTAACTCTGCCGACCACTTTCAGTGCTATCTTGCGCGCGTAGGTACCGCTCATGACACCGACGACCATCTTTCCTCGGCCGAGATGCGACGACCGCAAGCGAACGCTCCTCCATCCACCGGCGCCTTTCCTGCCGCCTTCACCCTGTCGAGCCATAGTGCGCCGTCGGTAAAGCCTGCCAACAGGCCGCCGGAGACCGCCTTTAGCTCACCCGCGCCGATCTTCTCCTCGGCGATACGCGCACGAGCGACCTCGACAGGACACTCCCCGATCATCATTTTGGCGCGCGCACTTGCCGAGGAAACCCGTATTCGCCGCAGGGCTTCGGTGGCAAAGAGTCCTGGCTCGAGTCTCACATCATCATCGGTGATCTTTCCGGCGTATGTGGCCTTCGAGTCATCCTGCGGCGACCAGCTTAGCGTTTGCGCTCGAAGCTCAGAGAGCGTCTCGATCAAGGCCTCAGCGCCGAGAAGAGAAAGCTCGCCGGTAAGCTCGTCGAGGTACTTGTCCGCCACACGAGTCGAGCGCACAGCAGCGGTCGGGCCGGTATCAAGACCCTCCTCCATCAGCATGATCGTAACGCCGGTAATCTCGTCACCTTCAAGGATGGCGCGGTGCACCGGAGCCGCTCCGCGGTGCCGGGGCAACAGCGAGGCGTGGACATTTATGCAGCCCAGCGGCGGAATCTCGAGCACCTCGGCAGGAAGAATGAGTCCGTATGCGGCCACACAGATAGCATCCGGCGCGTACTTTCGCAAAGTCGCCGTCGCACTCTCGCTTCGAAGCGTTTGTGGCTGCTCTACCGGAATTCCATGTGCAAGCGCAACGGTTTTGACCGGAGTCGACACCAGGTTCTTGCCGCGGCCACGGACGCAATCCGGCCTAGTGTAAACCGCGACAACCTCGTGATGGTCGCGAAGCGCCTCAAGTGAAGGTACAGCAAACTCAGGTGAGCCCATAAACAAGACGCGCATGTAAGCCCCTCACACTTTCAGCGTCATCGGGATTGTATCAATTCGTTGTACCTTCTGATCGCGGCCTTTCGATCCTCTAGTGTGGCGCGATCCAGGATCAGTACACCATCAAGGTGATCGATCTCGTGCTGCAACACTCTGGCTAGCAGCTCGTCCGCCTCGATTCTTATGGTGTTTCCAGAGATGTCCTCGGCCTCACATGTCACCGAGGCCGGCCTCTCGATAGGCACATCGACTCCGGGAACCGACAGGCAGCCCTCCTCAACCACAACATTTTCCGAGGAGCAGGCCACAATCCTCGGGTTGCACAACGCTACAAGTTCCTCACCAAGATCGTAGACCATGACCCTTTTGAGGACACCGATCTGGGTTGCAGCCAAGCCGATGCCCTGAGCGGCATACATAGCCTTGGCCATGGTGGCGATCAAGCGCTTCAGATCGGGATCGCGCTTCGGATCCACCTCTGTCGCCGCTTCTTTCAGTGCTGGGCTTGGATAACTGACGATGTTCATGCGAAATATTGTACCTTTCCTGCGCTTGCCTGCCGAATACTCACAGAGTGTCTACCGGATCGACATCTATCGCCAGCTTTACGCCCTTGAAGCGAAACGTCCCTAAAGCCTCGCGCAATAGCTCCGGCACTCCTTCCCTTGCCGAGGACTTCAGAAGAATCCGCCAGCGCCAGGCGCTCTTGACCCGCCTGATGGGAGATGGTCCCGGGCCAAGAACCTGCACATCCGCGCCGGCGCGCGCGGTAAGGACGCTTGCCGCCTGAATGGCCGCCTGCTGCACCGATTGCTCATCCGGACCCGAGAAGATGATATGCGCCAGTCGAGCGAAGGGCGGGTAGCCAAGCTCGGCTCTGGCCTGCTTTTCCTCGGAAAGGAAATCTTCCCGCCTCCCGCTAGCGACTGCCCTGATCGCATGATGGCCAGGCCAGTAGCTCTGGATGACTACTCGGCCCGCCTTGTCGCCTCGGCCAGCCCGGCCCGATACCTGCGCGAGCATCTGGTAGGTTCGCTCGGGAGCAAGGAAATCCGGAAAGCGCAGGGTCGTATCGGCGTTTAGCACCCCTACCAACGTGACCTCGGGGTAGTCTAGTCCCTTGGCGACCATCTGCGTCCCCAACAAAATACCGGTCTTTAGCGACTCGAACCTGGCCAGACAGCGCTCGTGACCGCCCTTCCCCCGGGTAGTATCCGCATCCATGCGAACTACCGGTAGCTGCGGAAAGCGCTCGGCAAGCTCCGCTTCCACCCGCTGTGTTCCCGCGCCGAATTTCCGCAGAAACACACTGCCGCACTGCGGGCAAGCTGCGGGAACCGCCCTGTGTGCGCCGCAATAGTGGCAGGCCAGCACAGGATTCTGGTCATGATACGTCATCGATATCGAACACGATCCGCACATCGGCACATGGCCGCAGTTCCGACAGAGTAAGAATGAGGCGAAACCGCGCCGGTTCAGGAGCAGCACCGCCTTGTCCTTCTCCTCGGCGATCTTTTGAAGCGCCGAGATAAGCTCACGGGAGAACATCGAGCGATGCCCCTCTTCGAACTCCCTGGTCATGTCAACGACGCTCACACTCGGCTGAGGTCTGTCCCCAACGCGCCTAGGCAGTGCAACCAGGGTGTAGCGACCGCTATCGACCCTGCTCAGAGTCTCCATTGATGGCGTCGCGCTTCCAAGCACCAACACGGCCCCTCTTGCCAGCGCCATGCGCTCAGCGACTTCGCGAGCGTGATACCGTGGCGAGGAGCCCTGTTTGTAGGAGTTGTCGTGCTCTTCGTCAATAATGATAAGAGCGAGATCACGAACGGGCGCAAACAAGGCTGACCGCGCGCCAACCGCAATTTTCGCTTCGCCAGAGCGAAGTCGATCCCACTCATCGAACCTCTCGCCTGCCGACAGGCGACTGTGCAAGACTGCAACATCATCGCCAAATCGCGAACGAAAACGACCTACGGTCTGCGGGGTGAGCGATATCTCGGGAACCAGCGCTATCGAACCGTGGCCTGCTTGAAGCGCGGCCTCTATCGCTTGCAGGTACACCTCAGTCTTGCCCGATCCAGTCACCCCGTCGAGAACGAGAGTGCCGCGTCGGACGCGATATGCCGCCAAGATTGCGTCGAGCGCTTCTTGTTGCCCTTCTGTAAGCTCCGAGGGCCGATGCGCGGGATAGTCACGCGACTCCGGCCTTCGGTAACTTCGGCGAGTCTCGACAGCGAGAACACCGGCGCGCGTCAGGGTCGCGATCGCCGAAGACGCGCCTGGCCCTATCATCGCCCGCAGCTCGACAGCGGAAAGCGGTCCCGCGCGCAAGGCGTCCAGCAGTGCCCACTGATTTGTGGCAGCCCTGCTCGGCGTATAGGCCGAATCAACGATCGAAACCCAGCGCTCCTCCTTCGCCCGAGTTTGCGTAGCACCACCGAAGCGCGATGGGCCCTGCGCCGAGGCGCTCGTACCGGAAGCCTTAGAGCGACCAGGCGGGAGAAAGAGCTTTACCGCCTCGGAAAGCGAGCAGACGTACTCGTTGGCGATCCACTCGGCCAGATCCGCTGCCGCCTCGTCAAAGAGTGGCTCGCCGAGAACCTCGCGAATCGGACTCGCGTCACAGTGCTGGGTGGAGGCGGAAAGGCCGCAAACCCAACCTGCGAGCTTGCGACCCGAAAATTCGACCAGAACGGGCGATCCAATCTCGATCTTGCCCACCAAAGCCGAAGGTATCCGGTAGTCGAACGCACCAGATACCGCCCGGGCGGGCACATCGACGATCACACGAGCGAAACTCTTCTGAATACAATCATCCATCAAGCCCGGCTGCCTCGGCGAGCGCCTGTGCCTTGTCCGTGCGCTCCCAAGTGAAATCCCTGTCTGCTCTGCCGAAGTGACCATAAGCGGCGGTCTTGCGATAGATTGGACGGCGCAGATCGAGATCGCGAATTATCGCTCCCGGCCGAAGATCGAATACCGAAGCGATCGCTGCCTCTATGTTCTTTTCGGACACCTTGGCTGTGCCGAAGGTCTCCACAAAAACCGAAAGAGGATGCGAAACGCCTATCGCGTAAGCCAGCTGTATCTCACAACGGTCAGCGAGTTCGGCCGCGACCACATTTTTCGCGACCCATCTGGCCGCATAGGCAGCGGAGCGATCGACCTTCGTGCAGTCCTTGCCGGAGAACGCGCCTCCTCCATGCCTTCCCATGCCGCCATAGGTGTCTACGATAATCTTGCGACCCGTAAGGCCGGTATCTCCCATCGGGCCGCCGATAACAAAGCGTCCGGTGGGATTGACGTATATCTCGGAATTTTCATGGCTTATGTTCTCAAGCTCGAAAACGGGCCTGATGACGTGCTCGATCAGATCCGGCCTAAGCAGGTCCTCGATGTCGACTCCATCAGCGTGCTGTGTGGAGATCAGGACCTTGTCGACCGCGACCGGAACATCATCGACGTAGCGGACGGTGACCTGAGTCTTGCCATCAGGGCGCAGGTACGGCAACACTCCGCCCTTACGCACGGCCGTAAGCCTTTCCGCGAGGCGGTGCGCAAGGTAGATCGGCATCGGCATGAACTGCGAGGTCTCGCGGCAGGCGTACCCGAACATCATGCCCTGATCGCCCGCGCCGATGGTGTCGAGCGGATCCGAGTGCATCCCGTGTTGCACCTCGAACGACTCGTCGACTCCCATGGCGATATCCGCACTCTGCTCATGGATCGAGGTCACGACTCCGCATGTCTCGTGGTCGAAGCCGTATTTGGCTCGGGTATATCCAATATCGGCGATGACCTCACGCACGATTGAAGGAACATCCACGTAAGCGTGGGTGCGTATCTCGCCGGACACCACCACAAGTCCGGTGGTGATGAGTGTCTCGCAAGCCACCCTGACATACTCGGGACTTGCAGGCTGACCCGCCGGCGAGACGAAGCCCGCGTCGGCCAGCTCGGTTTCGCGCTGAATGATAGCGTCGAGAATGGCGTCGGACACCTGGTCGCAAATCTTGTCCGGATGCCCTTCGGTGACCGACTCGGAAGTGAACAGGTAATCGCGCTTGGCCATGTGCCCTCCTTGTGTTGACAGCAATTGCTCGAATCCGCTCGAAACGATTTGACGCAAAAAACAAACACCCCTGCCTGGGCTGGACAAGGGTCTCGCTACACCGGTAGGTTCTACCGAAAGCTCTTCCCTCATCTTCCAGGCGTAAGCCTGCCGAGAGTTGGCACCGCTTCGTCATTTTCGACGCCGGTTGCCGGGGTGTCATCGGGCTCGGTCCCTCGACCCTTTTGCGGCCTTATTCGACCGCCTCTAGATGAGTCGCTATATATTATCGCTTAAGTCAGTGACAAGTCACCCGGTAATTGCGTTCGATTCCCACAAATATACGCTGATGCGTTGTACGATGTAGTACTGGTCAGGAAATATCTTTATTGCAAGGAGTAAACCGTAGTGTCTGAAACCGTAAGAGTAAGATTCGCGCCCAGCCCGACAGGGCATCTCCACATCGGCGGAGCCAGAACCGCCATCTACAACTGGGCGTTCGCGCGCCATCACGGCGGAAGCTTCATCTTGAGAATCGACGATACCGACAAGGAGCGCTCCACCGACGAGAACACACAGGCGATCCTCTCGGCGATGCGCTGGCTGGGTCTCGATTGGGACGAAGGCCCTGATGCCGGAGGAGAGTTCGGCCCCTACTCGCAGGCGTTACGCAAGAGCATCTACGACCAGGCGCTAAACGAGCTCAAGCTTGCAGGAAACACCTACCCGTGCTTCTGTGACTCTGCGCTACTCGAGGCCAAGCGTGAGGCGGCCAGGGCCGCGAAAAAGTACTCAGGCTACGATCGCACCTGCCGAGACATACCCGCGCATGAGTCCGAGAGACGCATCGCGGCGGAAGAGCCGCACGTCTGGCGCATCAAAACACCGCTGGATCGTGGCGATATCGTCATCGATGACGTGATTCGCGGTCAGGTGACTTTCCCTCTCTCGGCGATGGATGATTTCGTCCTTGTTCGCACCGATACCTCGCCGACATACATGTTTGCAACCGTCGTAGATGACTGGCACATGGGTATAACCCACATCATCCGAGGAGACGATCACCTCTCCAACACTCCTCGGCAAGTAATAGTCTTCGAGGCACTCGGCGCCAAGGCGCCTGTATTCGCCCACATGGGCCTGATCTTTGGCCCCGATGGCAAACGGCTATCGAAGCGCCACGGTGCCACCAGCGTCGAATCCTATCGGGAGATGGGCTACCTGCCTGAAGCCTTGCTCAACTATCTGGCGCTGCTTGGCTGGTCGCTTGATGAAGACAACATCTTCGACCGAGACACACTAGTGAGGCGCTTCGAGCTTTCCCGGGTCTCGAAGAACCCGGCAGTATGGGATATCGGCAAGCTTGAGTGGATGAACGGGGTGTACTTGCGTGAGATGACCGCCGAGGAGTTCATTTCGAAGGTCCTCCCACTCCTTGACGAAGCCGGTTTGATCGCCGAGGACCAGGTGAGTCGTTCTTCGGATTGGTTGCTAGAGTTGGCCCCGCTGGTATCCGAGCGCATCAAAAGGCTCGACGAGGTAGTCGAGATGGTCGCGTTTCTCTTCACCGACGATCTGGTAATCGATGAGCGATCTTTCGATGCGGTGTTGGCCAAAGAGGGCGCATCCGATGCCCTAGAAGCGGTGGCATCCGTTCTAAATGAGGTCGAGATGACGCCGGAAGCTGTCGAGGAAGCGATGCGAGAGGTACCGGGTAAGCTTGAACTCAAGCCCAAGCTTGTGTTTCAAGCCACCAGAGTCGCTGTGACTGGGTCTACGGTAAGCCCACCGTTGTTCGAGTCGATCGTGCTCCTTGGACGAGAAAGAGCTCTGAAGCGTGTTTGGGCAGCGGTTGACAGTATCAAGAAGCGCCGGTAGCATACCAATTCGCGTTTACTAGTGCGCAACAGTACTGGGGTATGGTGTAACTGGCAACACGTCGGATTCTGGTTCCGAAGAGTCTAGGTTCGAGCCCTAGTACCCCAGCCACTGCATGGCCCGTTCGTCTAGAGGCCTAGGACACCGCCCTCTCAAGGCGGAGGCA
Proteins encoded in this window:
- the priA gene encoding primosomal protein N' — its product is MDDCIQKSFARVIVDVPARAVSGAFDYRIPSALVGKIEIGSPVLVEFSGRKLAGWVCGLSASTQHCDASPIREVLGEPLFDEAAADLAEWIANEYVCSLSEAVKLFLPPGRSKASGTSASAQGPSRFGGATQTRAKEERWVSIVDSAYTPSRAATNQWALLDALRAGPLSAVELRAMIGPGASSAIATLTRAGVLAVETRRSYRRPESRDYPAHRPSELTEGQQEALDAILAAYRVRRGTLVLDGVTGSGKTEVYLQAIEAALQAGHGSIALVPEISLTPQTVGRFRSRFGDDVAVLHSRLSAGERFDEWDRLRSGEAKIAVGARSALFAPVRDLALIIIDEEHDNSYKQGSSPRYHAREVAERMALARGAVLVLGSATPSMETLSRVDSGRYTLVALPRRVGDRPQPSVSVVDMTREFEEGHRSMFSRELISALQKIAEEKDKAVLLLNRRGFASFLLCRNCGHVPMCGSCSISMTYHDQNPVLACHYCGAHRAVPAACPQCGSVFLRKFGAGTQRVEAELAERFPQLPVVRMDADTTRGKGGHERCLARFESLKTGILLGTQMVAKGLDYPEVTLVGVLNADTTLRFPDFLAPERTYQMLAQVSGRAGRGDKAGRVVIQSYWPGHHAIRAVASGRREDFLSEEKQARAELGYPPFARLAHIIFSGPDEQSVQQAAIQAASVLTARAGADVQVLGPGPSPIRRVKSAWRWRILLKSSAREGVPELLREALGTFRFKGVKLAIDVDPVDTL
- the glpX gene encoding class II fructose-bisphosphatase, which codes for MRSTRIVEMLEVTEAAALAAGRWMGKGDKHAADRAAVEAMRASFNGLDISGRIVIGEGERDEAPMLFIGEEVGSGGERIDIAVDPLEGTNLTANGQPNSLAVLAFAPEGTLLHAPDTYMNKIAVGPLAADAVHIDATPTENVIAVAKTLSRPVEDIVVCILDRPRHASLISEVRQTGARIRLISDGDVFGAVATSIEGTGIHLYLGIGAAPEGVLACAAMRCIGGCFMGRFAFRSEEERARALKMTQCDIDGVLTMDCLVATDEAAFIATGVTDGEMLRGVKYFGAGSRTHSIAMDGKTGTVRFIETVYRTGAERFWVRMD
- the metK gene encoding methionine adenosyltransferase; amino-acid sequence: MAKRDYLFTSESVTEGHPDKICDQVSDAILDAIIQRETELADAGFVSPAGQPASPEYVRVACETLITTGLVVVSGEIRTHAYVDVPSIVREVIADIGYTRAKYGFDHETCGVVTSIHEQSADIAMGVDESFEVQHGMHSDPLDTIGAGDQGMMFGYACRETSQFMPMPIYLAHRLAERLTAVRKGGVLPYLRPDGKTQVTVRYVDDVPVAVDKVLISTQHADGVDIEDLLRPDLIEHVIRPVFELENISHENSEIYVNPTGRFVIGGPMGDTGLTGRKIIVDTYGGMGRHGGGAFSGKDCTKVDRSAAYAARWVAKNVVAAELADRCEIQLAYAIGVSHPLSVFVETFGTAKVSEKNIEAAIASVFDLRPGAIIRDLDLRRPIYRKTAAYGHFGRADRDFTWERTDKAQALAEAAGLDG
- the def gene encoding peptide deformylase, translated to MNIVSYPSPALKEAATEVDPKRDPDLKRLIATMAKAMYAAQGIGLAATQIGVLKRVMVYDLGEELVALCNPRIVACSSENVVVEEGCLSVPGVDVPIERPASVTCEAEDISGNTIRIEADELLARVLQHEIDHLDGVLILDRATLEDRKAAIRRYNELIQSR
- a CDS encoding glutamate--tRNA ligase, with translation MSETVRVRFAPSPTGHLHIGGARTAIYNWAFARHHGGSFILRIDDTDKERSTDENTQAILSAMRWLGLDWDEGPDAGGEFGPYSQALRKSIYDQALNELKLAGNTYPCFCDSALLEAKREAARAAKKYSGYDRTCRDIPAHESERRIAAEEPHVWRIKTPLDRGDIVIDDVIRGQVTFPLSAMDDFVLVRTDTSPTYMFATVVDDWHMGITHIIRGDDHLSNTPRQVIVFEALGAKAPVFAHMGLIFGPDGKRLSKRHGATSVESYREMGYLPEALLNYLALLGWSLDEDNIFDRDTLVRRFELSRVSKNPAVWDIGKLEWMNGVYLREMTAEEFISKVLPLLDEAGLIAEDQVSRSSDWLLELAPLVSERIKRLDEVVEMVAFLFTDDLVIDERSFDAVLAKEGASDALEAVASVLNEVEMTPEAVEEAMREVPGKLELKPKLVFQATRVAVTGSTVSPPLFESIVLLGRERALKRVWAAVDSIKKRR
- a CDS encoding methyltransferase domain-containing protein, translating into MRSSHLGRGKMVVGVMSGTYARKIALKVVGRVRRDGAWAHEALASELKGSTAETREIALATRLALGTLEMGGVLDEILARHLSAPDRLQPQLMDVLRIATYELLFLDTPAHAAVHQAVELAGAVNPRAKALANAVLRKVAKDAPDFPFGDPEVELSARARLRGFPGWLADRLAAKSGVQCAMDFMDAHASSAPVYVSHNPFLGEEDALIEMVRESGADLLKCGPPGCFRCDPPALALASTAIAAGRGVVVDMAAQAIVAMAPIEPGMRVADIGAGRGSKTLLMQANALRKGGLAEIIAVDLHEFKVEVLRNRMRDLGVPKVTAIRADATDFDELISATGGPVDVAFVDAPCSGAGTLRRNPEKRWRMNTADISRLAALGAKLLDSAARLVRPGGFVVYSTCTVFSEENDQVVDDFLSTSTGEEFVKVDLLLPAEWSLISSAAQEGVFATWPSTDGPDGHFAAALRRKPLPTAL
- the fmt gene encoding methionyl-tRNA formyltransferase: MRVLFMGSPEFAVPSLEALRDHHEVVAVYTRPDCVRGRGKNLVSTPVKTVALAHGIPVEQPQTLRSESATATLRKYAPDAICVAAYGLILPAEVLEIPPLGCINVHASLLPRHRGAAPVHRAILEGDEITGVTIMLMEEGLDTGPTAAVRSTRVADKYLDELTGELSLLGAEALIETLSELRAQTLSWSPQDDSKATYAGKITDDDVRLEPGLFATEALRRIRVSSASARAKMMIGECPVEVARARIAEEKIGAGELKAVSGGLLAGFTDGALWLDRVKAAGKAPVDGGAFACGRRISAEERWSSVS
- a CDS encoding zinc ribbon domain-containing protein, which produces MPKYDFRCTSCGEITEVTMSAGSKNSEPCGSCGGALKRIFTPVGVVFKGSGFHNTDYKPRQSEKPEGGSCDSAGSKDSCQKCPASAS